A stretch of Treponema vincentii F0403 DNA encodes these proteins:
- a CDS encoding LptA/OstA family protein, with amino-acid sequence MYKLRLSLAAFIFSLLMSPLLAAAPVKITFSADKMQGSGQKGQNSTALTGNAKVSVDSLNIYGERIELYGKDYRYIRASGNVTGEDAEKGFTFSAASLSYDRETEVAEFMGQAKVEDTKNKVETAAERIEYNQKNEIILLQMAVKLKSKDIICDSLFAVYNRNTSMLELTGKPAVKKGKDEFKAARISVDLETEDIKLEGKVSGSVTEEKEDATAAETSAKEEPKTP; translated from the coding sequence ATGTATAAGTTACGGCTATCCCTTGCTGCCTTTATTTTTTCCCTCTTGATGAGCCCGCTTTTAGCGGCGGCTCCGGTAAAAATTACTTTTTCTGCCGATAAGATGCAGGGGTCCGGCCAAAAAGGGCAAAATTCAACCGCATTAACCGGTAACGCAAAGGTAAGTGTCGATTCTCTCAATATTTACGGTGAACGAATCGAGCTCTACGGTAAGGATTACCGGTATATCAGGGCAAGCGGGAACGTAACCGGAGAAGATGCCGAAAAAGGATTTACGTTTTCTGCAGCCTCATTATCTTATGACCGCGAAACGGAAGTAGCGGAGTTTATGGGGCAAGCAAAGGTCGAAGACACCAAAAATAAGGTTGAAACGGCGGCCGAGCGTATCGAATATAATCAAAAAAACGAAATTATTCTTTTACAAATGGCCGTAAAATTAAAAAGCAAAGATATTATCTGCGATTCGCTTTTTGCCGTGTATAACCGGAATACCTCTATGCTGGAACTCACCGGAAAACCCGCGGTTAAGAAAGGAAAAGATGAATTTAAGGCTGCCCGAATATCGGTTGACCTTGAAACCGAGGATATTAAACTTGAAGGAAAGGTGAGTGGTTCCGTTACGGAAGAAAAAGAAGATGCAACTGCAGCCGAAACTTCTGCAAAGGAAGAACCGAAAACACCATGA
- the ftsH gene encoding ATP-dependent zinc metalloprotease FtsH, whose amino-acid sequence MNQNDDKNKKDPNEQDPFNFFKLSPEPSNNNNKDQKKPRLPFVAIIIGVFVVLLLANQFLMRQDANIIPFSEFKDRVASGEIVKVIMGPTYFIGQTKTQANSEQTKSKLPFLPADTTGDAYQTVGIYSESFLQLLDEHNVIYLVRPKENNLIVDFLVQWILPFGFIFLLWHFVMKRFTSNLGGLGGTIFSGGQARSAAVEEGKVTTRFSDVAGVDEAKEELVEVVDFLKFPQKYTEIGGKIPRGVLLVGTPGTGKTLLARAVAGESGVPFFRISGSDFVEMFVGVGASRVRDLFKQAREKAPCIIFIDELDAIGKSRLNSIHSNDEREQTLNQLLVEMDGFDNSTGLILLAATNRPDVLDPALLRPGRFDRQVAVDRPDMKGREQILKIHAKNVKLANGIDLGDTARITSGFSGADLANVINEAALLAVRGGRKEVITEDLNEAVEKAIAGLQKKSRVVKEKERQIVAYHETGHAITAAFTDGADKVHKVSIIPRGIAALGYTLNIPEEDRFLRTEKELLAEVDCLLGGRAAEFVQFGVVSTGAANDLSRATDIIRGMITDYGMSDRFKNVALSKRGSGYGAGDPQLVREYSETTQQYIDEEIARIMEERYAVVVNRLKEKKPLLEYIAKRLLEKETIDKQEFDDIIKAESQLPRQPALEAPEAASSGETI is encoded by the coding sequence ATGAATCAGAATGATGATAAGAACAAAAAGGATCCGAACGAACAGGATCCCTTTAATTTTTTTAAGTTGAGTCCGGAACCGTCCAATAATAATAACAAGGATCAAAAAAAGCCTCGGCTGCCATTCGTGGCGATTATTATCGGCGTGTTTGTCGTGCTGCTTCTGGCAAACCAATTTTTAATGAGGCAAGACGCAAATATTATTCCTTTTTCGGAATTTAAGGATCGCGTTGCGTCGGGCGAAATCGTTAAGGTTATTATGGGGCCTACATATTTCATCGGGCAGACAAAGACACAGGCGAACAGCGAGCAAACAAAAAGCAAACTGCCGTTTTTACCGGCCGATACTACGGGAGATGCCTATCAAACGGTCGGTATCTATTCGGAATCGTTTTTACAGCTGCTGGACGAACACAATGTCATTTATTTGGTGCGCCCTAAAGAAAACAACCTTATCGTTGATTTTTTAGTTCAATGGATATTGCCGTTCGGCTTTATTTTCCTTCTGTGGCATTTTGTTATGAAGCGTTTTACCTCAAATCTCGGCGGACTGGGGGGCACTATCTTTTCGGGCGGACAAGCCCGCTCCGCAGCTGTTGAGGAAGGAAAGGTTACTACCCGTTTCAGCGATGTCGCGGGGGTTGATGAAGCAAAGGAAGAACTGGTCGAAGTTGTAGACTTTTTGAAGTTTCCGCAAAAATACACTGAAATAGGCGGTAAAATTCCGCGCGGCGTTTTATTGGTCGGTACGCCCGGTACCGGAAAGACACTCCTGGCGCGTGCCGTCGCAGGTGAATCGGGCGTTCCTTTCTTTAGAATCAGCGGCTCGGACTTTGTAGAGATGTTTGTAGGTGTCGGCGCTTCTCGTGTGCGCGATCTTTTTAAACAGGCACGGGAAAAGGCTCCTTGTATTATCTTTATCGATGAGCTTGATGCTATCGGTAAGTCCCGCTTAAATTCAATCCATTCAAACGATGAGCGGGAGCAGACGCTCAATCAGCTCCTAGTAGAAATGGACGGGTTTGATAACAGCACCGGACTCATTTTGCTTGCAGCAACCAACCGGCCTGATGTCCTTGACCCTGCGCTGCTTCGTCCCGGACGCTTTGACCGGCAGGTAGCGGTAGATCGTCCCGATATGAAAGGACGCGAGCAAATCCTTAAAATACACGCTAAGAATGTTAAGCTTGCAAACGGTATTGATCTCGGCGACACCGCGCGGATTACCAGCGGTTTTTCGGGCGCCGACCTTGCAAATGTGATTAACGAAGCGGCGTTACTCGCTGTACGCGGCGGCCGTAAAGAAGTTATCACGGAAGATCTCAATGAGGCGGTAGAAAAAGCTATTGCCGGTTTACAGAAGAAGAGCAGGGTAGTAAAGGAAAAAGAACGCCAAATTGTTGCCTATCACGAAACCGGGCACGCAATAACGGCCGCCTTCACCGACGGGGCTGATAAAGTCCATAAGGTCTCTATTATACCGCGCGGTATCGCAGCGCTCGGCTATACCTTGAATATCCCCGAAGAAGACCGCTTCCTGCGTACCGAAAAAGAATTGCTGGCAGAGGTTGACTGTCTCCTCGGAGGGCGGGCTGCCGAATTCGTGCAGTTCGGCGTTGTTTCCACCGGTGCGGCAAATGATCTGTCGCGTGCTACCGATATTATCCGCGGCATGATAACCGACTACGGTATGAGTGATCGCTTTAAGAACGTTGCGCTGTCAAAGCGGGGCAGCGGATACGGAGCGGGCGATCCCCAGCTGGTACGCGAATATTCGGAAACCACACAGCAGTATATCGATGAAGAAATTGCCCGCATTATGGAAGAACGATATGCTGTGGTTGTAAATCGTCTGAAAGAAAAAAAACCGCTGCTGGAATATATTGCAAAACGTCTGCTTGAGAAAGAAACGATCGATAAGCAGGAATTTGACGATATTATCAAGGCGGAATCTCAGTTGCCCCGGCAGCCCGCCCTTGAAGCGCCGGAGGCTGCAAGTTCCGGTGAAACTATTTAA
- a CDS encoding PP2C family protein-serine/threonine phosphatase, with amino-acid sequence MKIVPAAMVFLAVSIVCCVFFGIRAIKNRKNTRSVQLYNIALVVIMLLSIAAAGSFKHVSIPLASLALGALCFILLVVIASNDAVYRREYTALKTQMELMQEELIKAQRPDETAMRAKELLPVGNTFLIKAAEAIRQQMDTAGILGFINKIMIERLFADGGVILTIGEFEDVLTVKAYGGNYPPPYKLPNDVPHQQEQVATNFRYAEFPLNNSFFGEAARSAKPILIENAQEDSRIVVNGKEPFLLPGSLLTIPMVYRDTVEGLISLSRSTDHAPFTEADVKIGEILASYATAALKLIYDLQEETELNTIENETDIASRIQRILLPKKLIDTPDLNFSVLLNQARGVCSDYYDIIQNQKDRLFCITADVAGKSIHACIVMVMIRSLLYLITNTAQSTQSILDILNKGITGKISIDHYASISLLAYIPAEKSIEYVNAGTQSLLLWKASAKKLVRLEQKSDPIGVDIKSVYTCKKIPVEKGDIAVLFTDGIIETLNDRGEPFGLKALAELLAANASLPAKAITDTINKQLKIFMGKTSPHDDQTVMIIKVK; translated from the coding sequence ATGAAAATAGTTCCCGCCGCAATGGTGTTTCTTGCGGTAAGTATAGTATGCTGCGTGTTTTTCGGAATACGGGCGATAAAGAACAGAAAAAATACGCGATCGGTTCAATTATATAATATTGCACTGGTTGTGATTATGCTCTTGTCTATAGCGGCAGCAGGATCCTTCAAACATGTTTCTATCCCGCTTGCTTCGTTAGCGCTCGGTGCTCTCTGCTTTATTCTATTGGTGGTAATTGCTTCAAATGATGCGGTCTACCGGCGGGAATATACGGCGCTTAAAACTCAGATGGAACTGATGCAGGAAGAACTGATTAAGGCACAACGCCCCGATGAAACCGCTATGAGAGCAAAAGAGCTGCTGCCTGTCGGCAATACTTTCCTGATAAAAGCGGCGGAAGCAATACGGCAGCAAATGGATACGGCAGGGATTCTCGGTTTTATCAATAAAATCATGATTGAACGGCTCTTCGCGGATGGAGGAGTTATTCTTACCATCGGAGAATTTGAAGATGTGCTCACTGTTAAAGCATACGGAGGAAATTACCCGCCGCCGTATAAGCTGCCCAACGATGTACCGCACCAACAGGAGCAGGTCGCAACTAATTTCAGATATGCGGAATTTCCGCTTAATAATTCGTTTTTCGGCGAAGCAGCACGTTCGGCAAAACCGATTCTCATCGAAAATGCGCAAGAGGACAGTAGAATTGTTGTTAACGGTAAAGAGCCGTTCCTTTTACCGGGCTCATTGCTGACCATTCCGATGGTATACCGTGATACGGTAGAAGGGCTTATTTCTTTATCACGCAGTACCGATCATGCGCCTTTTACCGAAGCGGACGTCAAAATCGGCGAGATACTGGCAAGCTATGCAACGGCAGCGCTTAAACTGATATATGACTTGCAGGAAGAAACCGAATTAAACACGATTGAAAACGAAACCGATATTGCAAGCCGTATTCAGAGAATTTTACTGCCTAAGAAGCTTATCGATACGCCCGACTTGAATTTTTCGGTGCTTCTTAATCAGGCGCGGGGCGTTTGCAGCGATTATTACGATATTATTCAGAATCAGAAAGATCGGCTTTTCTGCATTACGGCCGATGTTGCCGGTAAAAGTATCCATGCCTGTATCGTTATGGTGATGATTCGCTCGCTGCTCTATCTTATCACCAATACGGCACAGAGCACCCAGAGTATTCTCGATATTTTGAATAAGGGAATTACCGGTAAAATTTCAATCGATCACTATGCAAGCATATCGTTATTGGCGTATATTCCTGCAGAGAAGAGTATCGAATATGTCAATGCAGGCACGCAGTCGCTTCTTTTGTGGAAAGCTTCAGCCAAAAAATTAGTCCGGCTTGAGCAAAAATCCGATCCTATCGGCGTCGATATTAAATCGGTCTATACATGCAAAAAGATTCCTGTTGAAAAAGGAGACATTGCAGTGCTATTTACCGATGGCATTATTGAAACGCTTAATGATCGGGGAGAACCGTTCGGCCTCAAGGCGCTTGCTGAACTTTTAGCTGCAAATGCCTCATTGCCTGCAAAGGCGATTACCGATACAATTAATAAACAACTAAAAATCTTTATGGGAAAAACCTCACCGCATGATGACCAAACGGTGATGATTATTAAGGTAAAGTAG
- a CDS encoding heavy metal translocating P-type ATPase: MQTQNFTVTGMSCAACSANVEKAVGRLAGVETVQVNLLTKRMAVKYNPEAVDEHTIIQTVEKSGYGAFSLSEGNTAQPPAQHADAEIADSEKKQFIFSLFFLIPLMYVSMGRMLKLPQPPFFTGAENALIFVFTQFLLTLPVLVLNRRFFINGLTSLFHGAPNMNSLIAVGSGAAAIYGVFALYRIGYGLGHGQLDIVRLYVKDLYFESSAMILTLISLGKFLEARAKKKTSEALEKLIQLRPRTAQVLRNGIEVEIPVENIAVGDTIIIRPGQTLPVDGTIIEGSTSLDESAVTGESLPVEKTVGDSVISASHNLSGSFIFRADKVGNDTTLARIIALVEEASSSKAPVAKLADVISGYFVPIVMLISLAAFIGWLVAGASFEFALSTAISVLVISCPCALGLATPTAIMAGTGKGAQLGILIRSAEGLELAHRVTAVLLDKTGTITEGKPTLQHIEVFSPQYTENDILWIAYSLEHLSEHPLAHAIIMAAEEKKLAPFKVNGFMAVHGKGIYGTAAVNDLNGTSSIGNVRIGAGNTKLCSELGIPVSGTVQARLAEAAENGASPLLIIIGDECAGLIAVADPVKEGSIRAIQDFHEMSIHTVMLTGDNQRTAEAIQKIVGVGEVAAELLPQDKKAKVEYYRSKGFSPAFIGDGINDAPALTAADVGIAIGGGTDIAIESADIVLMNNSLETAVTAIQLSKAVMRTIKQNLFWALFYNSLCIPLAAGVFYTLFGLRLSPMFAAAAMSFSSVSVVTNALRLNRFRPKHIEQTANNMQYCAIATAEPAEKTENITHKENTDMKQITLNIEGMSCGHCSARVEKALNTIEGVSAKVNLEAKTAAVTYPENVTVEALKAAVTDAGYSVTGSH, encoded by the coding sequence ATGCAAACGCAAAATTTTACCGTTACCGGTATGAGCTGTGCCGCATGTTCCGCTAATGTGGAAAAGGCGGTCGGCCGTCTTGCCGGTGTGGAAACGGTTCAAGTAAATCTTCTAACGAAGCGGATGGCCGTTAAGTATAATCCTGAGGCTGTTGATGAACATACCATCATACAAACAGTAGAAAAAAGCGGTTACGGCGCGTTTTCTCTTTCAGAAGGAAATACGGCTCAACCCCCTGCGCAACACGCTGATGCCGAAATAGCCGACTCCGAAAAAAAGCAGTTTATTTTTTCGCTTTTCTTCCTTATCCCATTGATGTATGTGTCTATGGGGAGAATGCTCAAGCTGCCCCAACCGCCCTTTTTTACGGGGGCGGAGAACGCGCTCATCTTTGTCTTTACGCAATTTCTGCTCACTCTGCCGGTTTTGGTGTTGAACCGCCGCTTTTTTATCAACGGACTTACGAGCTTATTCCACGGCGCTCCGAATATGAATAGCCTTATTGCCGTCGGTTCAGGCGCCGCAGCAATCTACGGTGTGTTTGCGCTGTACCGGATCGGATACGGCTTGGGGCACGGTCAGTTGGATATTGTACGCCTCTATGTAAAGGATTTGTATTTTGAATCCTCGGCGATGATTTTAACGCTGATTTCTTTAGGGAAATTTTTGGAAGCGCGGGCAAAAAAGAAAACCTCCGAAGCGTTGGAAAAATTGATCCAGCTTCGGCCTCGGACTGCACAAGTATTGCGGAACGGGATTGAGGTTGAAATTCCCGTCGAAAATATTGCGGTTGGCGATACAATTATTATTCGACCCGGACAAACGCTGCCCGTTGACGGTACTATTATAGAAGGAAGTACATCGCTTGACGAATCGGCCGTTACCGGAGAAAGTCTCCCCGTGGAGAAGACGGTGGGCGATTCAGTCATCAGCGCCTCGCATAATTTATCGGGCAGTTTTATCTTCCGTGCCGATAAAGTAGGAAACGATACGACATTGGCGCGGATTATTGCGCTTGTGGAAGAAGCGTCTTCATCAAAAGCTCCGGTTGCAAAGCTGGCGGATGTTATCAGCGGGTATTTCGTACCGATAGTTATGCTCATTTCGCTCGCAGCCTTTATCGGCTGGCTTGTCGCAGGGGCTTCTTTTGAATTTGCGCTTTCAACAGCCATTTCCGTGTTGGTAATTTCGTGCCCCTGTGCACTCGGTCTTGCGACGCCTACTGCCATTATGGCCGGTACGGGCAAGGGCGCTCAACTCGGCATCCTCATCCGTTCTGCGGAAGGACTGGAACTTGCCCACCGTGTTACCGCCGTTCTGCTCGATAAGACGGGTACCATTACGGAAGGAAAACCGACGCTGCAGCACATCGAAGTATTTTCTCCCCAATACACCGAGAATGATATTCTGTGGATTGCCTACAGTCTTGAACATTTATCCGAACATCCGCTCGCCCATGCAATTATCATGGCTGCAGAAGAAAAAAAACTGGCGCCGTTTAAGGTAAACGGTTTTATGGCGGTGCACGGAAAGGGAATTTACGGAACCGCCGCAGTCAATGACCTTAACGGAACCTCATCGATCGGAAATGTAAGGATCGGTGCAGGAAATACGAAGCTATGCAGCGAGTTAGGCATTCCGGTATCGGGGACTGTTCAGGCACGGCTTGCGGAGGCTGCCGAAAACGGCGCTTCGCCGTTGCTGATTATAATCGGAGATGAATGTGCCGGCCTTATCGCCGTCGCCGATCCGGTAAAAGAAGGCAGTATCCGGGCTATTCAGGATTTTCACGAGATGAGTATCCATACGGTTATGCTGACCGGCGACAATCAACGGACTGCAGAAGCCATTCAAAAGATTGTCGGCGTCGGGGAAGTCGCTGCGGAGTTATTGCCGCAGGACAAAAAGGCAAAGGTCGAATATTATCGCTCAAAAGGTTTTTCACCGGCCTTTATCGGCGACGGTATTAACGACGCACCCGCACTCACTGCTGCGGATGTCGGCATCGCAATCGGCGGCGGTACGGATATCGCAATAGAAAGCGCCGATATCGTACTGATGAACAACAGCCTCGAAACTGCGGTCACCGCAATTCAGCTTAGTAAGGCTGTTATGCGCACGATTAAGCAAAATTTGTTCTGGGCGCTTTTTTATAATTCGCTCTGTATCCCGCTTGCCGCCGGGGTATTTTATACCCTGTTTGGGCTAAGGCTTAGTCCCATGTTTGCCGCCGCCGCAATGAGCTTCAGTTCGGTGTCGGTGGTTACCAATGCGCTGCGGTTGAATAGATTCCGTCCTAAACATATTGAACAGACTGCCAATAATATGCAATACTGCGCCATCGCTACCGCGGAGCCGGCGGAAAAAACGGAAAATATAACTCATAAGGAGAATACCGATATGAAACAAATTACGTTAAATATTGAAGGAATGTCGTGCGGGCACTGTTCCGCTCGTGTTGAAAAAGCACTGAATACTATCGAAGGGGTTTCGGCAAAAGTAAATTTGGAGGCAAAGACCGCCGCTGTCACGTATCCTGAAAATGTAACCGTTGAAGCTCTTAAAGCTGCCGTAACCGATGCAGGTTATTCGGTAACCGGTTCACACTAA
- a CDS encoding ATP-binding protein, which yields MIKELRVDGKDPLFDKTGMLYKEFPSDFRQIRYFTLLIVQSAPLEIKGINLLEQQISEIIKNAVKHGNKCDPKKKVKVWYEFSSEHAHLIVEDEGAGFQDIEKWNEFNRKRLECLHKQDFTNLGDYVSFRTAQSDDNDGGNALFAALEYWNGGFVFGDKRNSIAMLKQYPKKRHGIAIE from the coding sequence ATGATTAAAGAATTACGCGTTGACGGAAAGGATCCGTTATTCGATAAAACCGGTATGCTTTACAAGGAATTTCCTTCCGATTTTCGGCAGATTCGCTATTTTACCCTTTTAATTGTGCAATCAGCCCCGCTGGAAATTAAGGGAATTAACTTGCTGGAACAGCAAATTAGCGAAATCATCAAAAATGCCGTAAAACACGGGAATAAATGCGATCCTAAAAAAAAGGTAAAGGTATGGTACGAATTCAGTTCCGAACATGCCCACCTCATTGTAGAAGATGAAGGAGCGGGCTTTCAGGACATAGAAAAATGGAACGAGTTTAACCGAAAACGGCTTGAATGTTTGCATAAACAGGATTTTACCAACCTTGGCGACTATGTATCTTTTAGAACGGCTCAAAGCGATGACAACGACGGCGGAAACGCTTTATTTGCTGCGCTTGAGTATTGGAACGGCGGCTTTGTATTCGGCGATAAACGAAATTCAATTGCGATGCTTAAACAGTATCCTAAAAAACGCCACGGTATTGCAATCGAATAA
- a CDS encoding exodeoxyribonuclease III encodes MTSVISWNVNGIRAAQKKGFLEWLYTESPDVLCLQETKARKEQLPSELITPAWKEGTYKTYWQAAKKPGYSGTAVFCKKEPLNIRTMNLPAFDDEGRVLVADFDTVSVISAYFPNSQEGGARLDYKLDFCAAMLEFCNALQKDGRHIVLCGDYNIAHKPIDLANPKSNEQNPGYLPEERAWMDTFTQAGYIDTFRHFCAEPHRYTWWSYRFHAREKNIGWRIDYHCVDNAFLPNIRESSIMADVLGSDHCPIKLVYQK; translated from the coding sequence ATGACTTCGGTTATATCATGGAATGTAAACGGTATTAGGGCAGCCCAAAAAAAAGGCTTTTTGGAATGGCTCTATACCGAAAGCCCCGACGTACTTTGTTTACAGGAAACGAAGGCTCGTAAAGAGCAGCTGCCTTCGGAGCTGATAACCCCTGCTTGGAAAGAAGGAACGTATAAAACGTATTGGCAGGCCGCTAAAAAGCCCGGCTATTCGGGAACAGCAGTTTTCTGTAAAAAAGAACCGCTCAATATCCGTACGATGAATCTACCCGCCTTTGATGATGAAGGGCGGGTTCTTGTCGCCGATTTCGATACGGTATCGGTTATTTCTGCATATTTTCCGAACTCCCAAGAAGGAGGCGCCCGGCTCGACTATAAGCTTGATTTTTGCGCCGCAATGCTTGAGTTTTGTAATGCGTTACAAAAGGATGGCCGGCATATCGTACTCTGCGGGGACTACAACATCGCCCATAAACCTATCGATCTTGCTAATCCGAAATCCAACGAACAAAACCCCGGTTATCTACCCGAAGAACGGGCATGGATGGATACTTTTACACAGGCGGGATATATCGATACCTTTCGGCATTTTTGTGCGGAACCTCACCGGTATACATGGTGGAGCTACCGTTTCCATGCCCGTGAGAAAAATATCGGATGGAGGATAGATTATCACTGCGTTGATAACGCCTTTTTACCGAATATCCGTGAATCGTCAATTATGGCTGATGTATTAGGCTCCGATCATTGTCCCATCAAACTGGTATATCAGAAATAG
- a CDS encoding YbaN family protein has product MKYIWLAAGCLFLGFGLVGVVLPILPTTPFILVAVFCFAKSSERMHRWLLSTQLYQKHVKKFNETRTMTLKEKITILAVASVMLLAGFYFSKQIYARILIIIVMCIKYYIFIFKIKTAPGKTKKEMPEVSAIDSDRQN; this is encoded by the coding sequence ATGAAATATATTTGGCTTGCGGCCGGCTGCCTTTTTTTAGGATTCGGCCTCGTCGGTGTTGTGCTGCCTATTTTGCCCACAACCCCCTTTATACTTGTTGCGGTTTTTTGTTTTGCAAAAAGTTCTGAGCGTATGCATCGATGGCTGCTTTCTACCCAATTGTATCAGAAACACGTTAAAAAGTTTAACGAAACCCGCACAATGACGCTTAAAGAAAAAATAACGATTTTAGCTGTCGCATCCGTGATGCTGCTTGCAGGATTTTATTTTTCAAAGCAAATATATGCCCGCATCCTTATCATCATTGTGATGTGTATTAAATATTATATCTTTATTTTTAAGATAAAAACCGCTCCCGGCAAAACGAAAAAAGAAATGCCGGAAGTATCGGCTATTGATTCGGATCGGCAGAACTAG
- a CDS encoding STAS domain-containing protein, producing MELKIRKNKEVYIVDISGEMDLYNSYKLKELIAKMLERQIKCIVLNLEEVEYIDSSGIGALIYICSTLKKKNLKLYITNIHGSVKKVIELTKLMGFFPITNSLEEALQKLANSQ from the coding sequence ATGGAACTGAAAATTCGAAAAAACAAAGAGGTGTACATTGTTGATATAAGCGGGGAGATGGATTTGTACAATTCCTATAAACTAAAGGAATTGATTGCAAAGATGCTTGAACGCCAGATTAAATGTATTGTACTCAACCTTGAAGAAGTTGAATACATCGATTCTTCCGGCATCGGCGCGCTGATTTATATCTGTTCCACCTTAAAAAAGAAAAATTTGAAATTGTATATTACCAATATTCACGGTTCGGTAAAAAAAGTTATCGAATTAACAAAGCTGATGGGTTTCTTTCCCATTACCAATAGTTTGGAAGAAGCTTTACAAAAATTAGCGAATAGTCAATAG
- the lptB gene encoding LPS export ABC transporter ATP-binding protein, producing MSDSLEYVSQENEMQQDIEHSELNTEIALIVSEPFDEPDSPDVPVQNNFLYGTQCSADSNVPKSILRAEGLNKSFRKKQAVKDVSFSMAQGEVVGLLGPNGAGKTTSFYMIVGFYTPNSGGIYLDDRRITELPMYKRARIGISYLPQEASVFRKLSVEQNIDAILETRKDLSRAERKEKLDSLLEEFGITANRKQPAYTLSGGERRRTEIARALAIEPKFLLLDEPFAGIDPIAVHDIKLIIRLLARQNIGVLITDHNVRDTLEITDRAYIINKGEIVEQGPRDKILESEIARKVYLGEEFRM from the coding sequence ATGAGCGATAGCCTTGAATATGTATCTCAAGAGAATGAAATGCAGCAGGATATTGAACATTCGGAACTGAATACGGAGATAGCGCTCATTGTTTCCGAGCCGTTTGATGAGCCTGATAGCCCTGATGTGCCGGTACAAAATAATTTTTTATACGGTACTCAGTGCTCTGCAGATTCTAATGTGCCTAAAAGTATCTTACGCGCAGAAGGTTTGAATAAATCATTCCGCAAAAAACAAGCAGTCAAGGATGTGAGTTTTTCTATGGCGCAGGGGGAAGTTGTCGGACTTCTCGGTCCGAACGGAGCGGGGAAAACAACCAGCTTTTACATGATTGTCGGGTTCTACACCCCGAATTCCGGCGGCATCTACCTTGATGACCGGCGTATTACCGAACTTCCGATGTATAAGCGTGCCCGCATCGGCATATCTTATTTACCCCAAGAGGCCTCCGTATTTCGTAAACTCTCCGTTGAGCAAAATATCGACGCTATTTTGGAAACACGGAAAGATTTAAGCCGTGCGGAGCGGAAGGAAAAACTCGATTCGCTATTGGAAGAATTCGGAATTACTGCCAATCGGAAACAACCCGCTTATACGTTATCCGGCGGAGAGCGTAGACGTACCGAAATTGCGCGGGCCCTTGCTATCGAACCTAAATTTTTATTGCTCGACGAACCCTTTGCCGGTATCGATCCGATCGCCGTACACGACATCAAGTTGATTATCAGATTACTTGCACGGCAGAACATCGGTGTGCTTATTACCGATCACAATGTCCGCGATACCTTGGAAATTACCGACCGCGCATACATTATCAATAAGGGCGAAATTGTGGAACAGGGGCCGCGTGATAAGATATTGGAATCCGAGATTGCACGGAAAGTCTATCTCGGAGAAGAATTCAGAATGTAA